The following is a genomic window from Malus sylvestris chromosome 7, drMalSylv7.2, whole genome shotgun sequence.
TTACAACATAATAGCGAGATGTAGAACCATGCACATCAGTATGTGTGTGTAATGTACAAGTACTTAAGGTTGAGCGTTCGTATTAAATTTATCACATTCTAAGTTGCTTGACATCGAGCATTCATACTATCTTATATTCAAAGCATTAGCAGTAGAACCAGtactaaactttaaaaaaaaggtcgtacccagtgcacaaggctcccgctttaggcagggtctgggagaggtaaatgtcggctagccttacccccatttatggagaggctgctcccaaaacCAGTACTAAACTTTaagtctcaaaaaaaaaaaaaaaaaaacaaatttatagtGATGCAGAAATAAAACCAAGAGAGGATAAACTCATATTCTCTTTGGCATGTCTGGTCGTGTTAGAAGCTTCAAGAGCAGCAATAGGACGCATAGGGCCTGAATTTGAAAGGTAATCTTTGGAGAACCCTACTATCCTCAGTACCAGAGGAGCTGGCTCAAGTTTCCAAGATTACTTTTGTTTGCAATGCTAGTATCAACAGTGGAGATATCAAACGGAACCAACACGAGTATAGACAGCCACAAAAGCATCACACATTTAGCTTCCATCTCTCCTGTACTTTCCTGACGCAGTGATGACACTGACTTTGTGTGATGGCACTTCTCCAAGAGAGACACAGCAAGttccaagttgaatatcagagtgcgcaacgaacaagtcagaacggctacaaaaccttaACATGCTACACTGTGACTGACTtgtttctcaaactaaattacaagcaatatttataaagaactaaacctaagaaaTCCTAACTCGGATGGGCTAGGCacaaatcctaaactaacaagcaaaacctaaatactaaaataaacctaaatactaatattttccaacacccccgtcaaactcatggcggtacacgacatgagtttgccaaagtagatgtggatgcaagactCCAAATTCCAGTGTCAATGCCAATGCTGATGTCAATGCCGAAATTCCAGTGCCAATGTCAATGCCGATGCCAATGCCAGTGCCAATGTCAATGCCAATACCAATGCCAATGGCAATACCAATACCAATGTCAAATTCCAATACCATGCCCAATGCAAGAATACTCAGGCAACAAAACCTCAAaacaaccattttttttttcttcctttcccccctttttttttccttcctttccccccttttttttccttccttcttccttcccttttTTCCTTCTGTGCGAACCAACAACatcagccttttttttttctttttttcgcgGGTGTACGGTTGTGGACGGATCCAGATGCAGGGTGGGGCTAGGGAATGAAGAAATCTTAGTGCGATGGAGCATTTTCAAATTTGGGTGTGAgacaaattcaccaaattctttttttcaaaaacagaattttttttttctttgtttcataCTACCAAGgacaaattgaaaaccaaaccaGAAAACGTAAAAAATCTACGGATGGAAACTGGAAAGAAACAAAACTGATACGAACAAACAGAAGCAAATTAGATCCCGAAGAATCAAAACCTGCtatgataccaagttgaatatcagagtacgcaacgaacaagactaaacaaaaataagaacattattaaacaaactgagaatgccggaacggctacGAAACCCTAAAATGCTATATTGTGACTGACTtgtttctcaaactaaattacaagcaatatttatagagaactaaacctaagaaactCTAACTCATGGGCTAGGCCtaaatcctaaactaacaatcaaaacccaaatactaaaataaacttaaatactaatattttccaactttTTGTGTGATGGCACTTCTCCAAGAGAGACACAGCAAGTTCCTGACAACCGCCTTGTATCCACTGTGACCAGAGAATAAAGAATGATGCATATAGGTTTAATTACTTCAAGAATTTCATCCGAAGCTACACCTAATTCACTTGTTTTTGAGCGGGGTAGCCATgctctccaaaaaaaaaaaaaaatttgctttCCTTAAAAAATGACTAAACTCTTTGTGGTGGTAATTATAGATATGGCTAGaaaaattttctcttttttaaataaaattaaagagtACCCAAAGAAGAAATTTAGGTGTACGAAAAACCACTctatcaaaattcaaaagctaataACATTTTGAcctttcgacaaaaaaaaatgaataaacttTCTAACCTAGTactctctactaattaatataacactcattgtcaaccaaaattctatgaaattactagtttaactctctaattaaaacagaacatgaaatatgaggcagaaatgtaatttcacacaaccaaattttgctattttttttcaaagcctcacttacatgtaattttaacatatctctaattttaaaaaataaaaacaaataaataaataaataaaatttctcactctcacattctctatcactctcgtcctctctcattctatttcaaaaataaaaataaaaaattttctcacaTACTTTGTACGTGCCCATATACTAATACACAACTATCTCAATTCAGTTATTGGCCACGgtttgttaataaaaaaaaaatgatgtaaGTTTATCATTTTCAAAAAGGAAAATACAAAACCGTTACGGCCCATATTCCAACCTAAACACATACTTGGCTTAGCCCATATTACTCAGTCGTCACGGGCCGTCTATTTAGACAGTTCGTAACCTTCCCAAGTGAAATATCATCCATCAGATCGAATAATTAACGGCTGTGATTTGAGACATTCCCCACTTATTCGCTTCTTATGAATCAGGCGTCAGCCATTAAAAGGGTATTCGTCTCCTCCACACCTCTCACGCTCTCGCTCTCAGTCTCTCTTTTGTCTTTGCGCATTTCAGCGTAGAGCTCAAAGCGGAGACGTCTCGCAGCCGCCACCTCCGAAGGTATAATCTAAATTTCCTCCTGCTATGTTTAGATCTGAATTTTGTCAGTATCGCTTTcagatttttgggatttttttcatttactttcaatttttttccagATCTGtatttttttctgaaattttgatgtGCAAAGGTGATTTTTTTAATcgattaattgattttttggatCTGATTATTTGCGACTTGTAGTGAGATCTGATCTGCTCGATTTGTTTGCTTTACTGTTTCATATATGTTCATCGTTGTCAGATCTGATTTTCTAGTACATTTTTATGGTGGAACTGTATTGATTTACTTATTTGTTGATTGTAGGTTTGGATCCTTTAGATCTGGACGGTTATGATTGGTTAACGAAGTTTGTGTTTGTTTTATTTCGTTTAGGTGATTCTTTGATGTCGTTAATTGGaagtttttgattttttaagtGAATGCTCTTGATAAATGTGACGAATAATAAATTGTCGATTTTGGTAACAaagaaatgattttttttttggtagtcTTAAAAATTCTGAACTGTTTAGTCGGATCTATGATTACTGAATGTTATTTTGGATGATATGGTTTTCAATTTCTTCGGTGTTTACGATTTATTTTAATGcgtaatgtgattcaattttttatcatagGCTAAGGAGTTGTATGTTGGGGTTTTAATTCTCAAACCTAAAGCAATAACCATTTATTTTACGGCATAGGGATTGAAATCTTTATTGCTTAGGTGCACATTTCAGTGAGTAATAAACAGATTACCATCTGATATGCTGACAGTTCATGTTTCGTACCACTTAAGTTTTCATGAAAACCGtacttttttgttaaaaaatgtttttaactCCCCTATTTGACGAGGTTGTGGTTCTATTTGAAGCATTAATTGTGTGGATGTTCTTTTGTTCCTTGATAGTACCATGATGTTGACTGCATCCATGACAAAATAGTGCAAAGATTCGCACATTTTATAGAATAGATGATCTGATAAGTACGTATGTAGTTTTTAGTAACCATCTGCTACCTTTTGAGGTCATTCTGTGTCtgaaatttgattgttttctgATTATTGATGTCAATAGACCTGAAGATTGAGGCTCGTCCTCTATTATTATCTGTCTCTGGAAGTACAAATGATTTTATAACTGGTTTTATAGTCTACTTGATGCTCTTATACATAATTGATGTCAGTTCAGTTTTGGTCAAGTAGTATCATTTACATCAGGAatggttattatttttggttATCGTGGTAGATTCTGTTTCTGATATGGTATATGCACATTCTTGTAGGGCAACAATGGTTGATCAGGTTCAACATCCTTCTGTCGTCCAGAAGGTAGCTGGCCAGCTCCTTCAGCAATCTATCCAGGGTTACGATAATGGCTTCCAAAGACCAGGAATGTACCAAAGACGTGCTTATGGGAACTACACTAATGCTGCACTGCAGTATCCCTTCATGCCAGCATGCAGAGCTACCACTGATATGTCTTTGGTTCCATCAACTGCATCACCCATCTTTGTTCAAGCCCCTGCAGAGAAAGGCCACTTTCTGATTGATTTTCTCATGGGTGGAGTCTCTGCTGCCGTGTCTAAAACTGCTGCTGCCCCAATTGAGCGTGTCAAGCTGTTGATTCAAAACCAGGATGAGATGATCAAAACTGGTCGTTTGTCTCAACCCTACAAGGGCATTGGGGAGTGCTTTAGCCGTACAATCAAGGAAGAGGGTTTTGGTTCATTGTGGAGAGGGAACACTGCCAATGTTATCCGTTACTTCCCCACTCAGGTTTGTAATGTTAATTTTCTACTAAATGTTCCGTTGGCAAAGAAAAGTTTTGATGCGTACTTGTACTAAAATTGTTACCTGGATTTGTTGTAGGCCTTGAACTTTGCATTCAAGGATTACTTCAAGAGGCTGTTCAACTTCAAGAAAGACCGGGACGGTTATTGGAAATGGTTTGCTGGTAACTTGGCTTCAGGAGGTGCTGCTGGtgcttcttctcttttctttgtctACTCGTTGGATTATGCTCGTACTCGTTTGGCTAATGATTCTAAAGCTGCAAAGAAGGGAGGAGAAAGACAATTCAATGGTCTGGTTGATGTCTACAGGAAGACTTTGAAATCTGATGGAATTGCTGGTCTTTACCGTGGATTCAACATCTCCTGTGTTGGAATTATTGTCTACCGTGGTCTCTACTTTGGACTGTATGATTCACTGAAGCCTGTTGTCCTGACTGGAGGCTTGCAGGTTAGTGAATTACTTTTATCTATTCACTTACCTTTTTGTTCATAGTTATATATTCTTATGATGGTGTTGGCTTTGTTTATGTTAGTTGCtagctcaattttggttttttattacgTTCTGTGTAATTGCTGAATATCTTGTATGTGTGCATATTGTTATGGCATAATATTTCTTATATTAGTCATTCatttccctttgagaagggacTATTAATTTTGCAAAAGGTTTAATGATGCGTCTGCTcttctgtttattatttttggCTTTGCTCTATTCTAATGCTTTCTTTGCGAAGCATTACAAAGAATTGTATGAAGTGTCTATTTATGTTGGTTTTTAAAGAATGCTATGCCACAATGTTCAAATCTGTTGCCCACAATCGTTATCTGCTTTCAGTTGTGTGACATGTTGCTTATTTTTGTTGAAAACTACAGGATAGTTTCTTCGCTAGCTTTGCCCTTGGTTGGGTCATCACCAATGGTGCTGGTCTTGCATCCTACCCAATTGACACTGTCCGCAGAAGAATGATGATGACCTCCGGTGAAGCCGTCAAGTACAAGAGTTCCCTGGATGCCTTCCAACAAATCTTGAAGAACGAGGGTGCCAAGTCTCTCTTCAAGGGTGCTGGTGCTAACATCCTCCGTGCCATTGCTGGTGCTGGTGTGCTGTCTGGTTATGACAAGCTACAGCTGCTTGTGTTCGGCAAGAAGTACGGATCTGGTTCCGGTTAAGAATATTTTTCCTCCAAAGCCATATTAGCTTTTAGATGGTGATGAAAATCTTTTCGAGTTTTTTAAGAACT
Proteins encoded in this region:
- the LOC126628616 gene encoding ADP,ATP carrier protein 1, mitochondrial-like — protein: MVDQVQHPSVVQKVAGQLLQQSIQGYDNGFQRPGMYQRRAYGNYTNAALQYPFMPACRATTDMSLVPSTASPIFVQAPAEKGHFLIDFLMGGVSAAVSKTAAAPIERVKLLIQNQDEMIKTGRLSQPYKGIGECFSRTIKEEGFGSLWRGNTANVIRYFPTQALNFAFKDYFKRLFNFKKDRDGYWKWFAGNLASGGAAGASSLFFVYSLDYARTRLANDSKAAKKGGERQFNGLVDVYRKTLKSDGIAGLYRGFNISCVGIIVYRGLYFGLYDSLKPVVLTGGLQDSFFASFALGWVITNGAGLASYPIDTVRRRMMMTSGEAVKYKSSLDAFQQILKNEGAKSLFKGAGANILRAIAGAGVLSGYDKLQLLVFGKKYGSGSG